The genome window AATCGTATGAAGTGTACAGAACAGTGCGATAAAGATATACAAAacattatattaaaagataaaatcGAAAAGGAATTAAAGGACACATTTGGCGCACTACAACCATATGTAGATAGTGACGCTATCTCTACCTGTATGTGTTAAAAATCGGTAGCGGACAAAACAGACAAAATTTGTCTGAATTGTGGAAAAAATATGGGAACAATTGCACCTTCTTGTGGTCTAGTATGTGGTGTAGGGTATACTGGATGGTTGAATTTCGCTACTGCAGCTGATACTACATCTCTTGTTGCTACTAACGATATTGTTGCTATAATAATGGCCATTAAAACTTGTGTTACTAGTATAACGTTTTATCTTTTTGGTGTGGCAATTGTTGCTATAACTGTTATGgtgatatttttatatgtttggatacataaaaaaagaaaaaatttttgGAAATATCAATACAAGAACCATTTATGGACATAATATTGACTTTGGAATAGGATGAATGTTAGTTTGTCAAttgtttataaaatatatattttatgataatGGTTTTTTATACACGATATACTATTATTTGAATGAAAATTTTAgttacatatattttatattcattgattacatgaaaaattaaaattgTACGAGCCTGTTCttttttacataatataaatctATTACGTGACAGATTAAAAGAACatttacataatttttaagTAGATTTATTAATTACTATAATTGTTATAATTCGTTTTATTGGTTTAAATTTTATCTTctaatatttattttaaaacCATTTATTGaacttttatattaaaacaatattgtacaataaattaaaaaataaaatccatattaatcatatacataataattaatagTCATTTAGttatccttttttttttttttaaatatattgtattataactcatataatatatggTACTATTTTCTAAAGAATaaaatgatttttttttttagtttttttttttaaatattatatgataaaaaaaattttccattttatatcacataatttttattttagtttaaacaaaaatatatacaataattttttaaaacaatagaaagaaaattcaaaaacaatattttttttttaaaaatttaaaaagttcatatttttcataaaaaaatttaatacataaaaataaaagaatattacATTCCTTAACTTCAAATATCataaaatagaaaatggaaataatatatacatataaatatagatacaaaaaaaaaaacacaaaCACATCTAATGcgtatatatatatatatgtatatatatatatgtatatgtatatttttaatatatatatatatattatgtatatttttaatatatatgtatatgtatatttttaatatatatatatatatatatatatacatatataattcttttaaacatttataataattaattttcAACCACCGAAACTTTCTCAATTTTTAGAAATAATTCCTTTTGATGATCTTGATataattcttcttttaatattttaaaaaattctatgaatgaataaataaattttcttATATCATCAAGTGTACTTTCATctttaattaaattaaaaaaatcattAGTATATTTTTCCTGTTCACGTTCTACAGTTCTATTAAATTTTGCAATATTTTCTTCCCATATAGTTGCATATACAAGtttctttttaatacaAGAAGTAGTATCAGAAAAATCATTATCtagataattttttatggATTCCTTTAAATCTTTCTTTATATCATCCAAACCTTCTTTTACAACATGAACTGCATGAGTCCATATATTTCCAAGATCTTTTGTGTGTGGGCATTCTTCTAATGAATTTAATACATCTAATAATTCCTTTTctgttaatttttttgacatatcattataatttatattatttgtagaactattacttttattttccaCATGATTATTCTCATCATCATGATTAATActattatgtttattttcCTCTACTTTTTCTTCATTACATTTCATATTACTTGTATTGtgttttgttttatttatatcttcatttttaacTTTCAAATTCTTTTTCCATTGTGAACCGTTACTTTCTTTTTCTGCTTCACCTAAATTGcgttcatatatattacaatttTTAACATTTTCTAGGCCCTTATTTTGTAATGATGtctatataaaaaatatatatatacatatatacatatataacatatatacatatataacatatatatatatataacatatatacatatatacatatatacaacatataacatatataacatatatacatatataacatatattttaaaaaccatataaataataacacataaaatttatatcaCGAACTTAcattcaaaaaaatatagtaAAATCCAATCATATATACACTTAAGCAAAGGAATTTAAATGAGGTATAACGTAATGTTCCTTTT of Plasmodium gaboni strain SY75 chromosome Unknown, whole genome shotgun sequence contains these proteins:
- a CDS encoding exported protein (PHISTa), encoding MNKKNCSILTFYLSHANLKGTLRYTSFKFLCLSVYMIGFYYIFLNTSLQNKGLENVKNCNIYERNLGEAEKESNGSQWKKNLKVKNEDINKTKHNTSNMKCNEEKVEENKHNSINHDDENNHVENKSNSSTNNINYNDMSKKLTEKELLDVLNSLEECPHTKDLGNIWTHAVHVVKEGLDDIKKDLKESIKNYLDNDFSDTTSCIKKKLVYATIWEENIAKFNRTVEREQEKYTNDFFNLIKDESTLDDIRKFIYSFIEFFKILKEELYQDHQKELFLKIEKVSVVEN